A single Rhopalosiphum padi isolate XX-2018 chromosome 4, ASM2088224v1, whole genome shotgun sequence DNA region contains:
- the LOC132928649 gene encoding LOW QUALITY PROTEIN: uncharacterized protein LOC132928649 (The sequence of the model RefSeq protein was modified relative to this genomic sequence to represent the inferred CDS: deleted 1 base in 1 codon) produces the protein MEQIVKIFVHQSYFIENDLIVDYNVEQEALVNVSPKDWIALIPKGWSGVDEQVAYKTIDSDCDVANLAIKSVIMEKKCFQDVVECEKHYQLMYISQYLEILGRSEYFTFLHQSGPCNCISSSVQNENKDNFKQSRLSSTSSRNKPLRRQSPTPRAFYKHRPQSQNSVVKSEKLKSKQWSTNKCINCNAPNNFSALESAYLAKIQDLTTNNEAMEQRLLTFEKDLVHTLEVVNKQFKLSTTISQQKRDIQKFIDDLVDGLVNDGKITFWAHDQEFSVVREFPEKNQISPLPDDCTLSINKSLNSSKEVYMKAIIGQQEETIQHLVDKIKDLFDLFLKVNSQTNEQNNSDSTSSESKINNIGYMDSSGTTYFSPPSYITDTLNDINLYLANTVNYDHRIEKIGINENVCNWTKNTFSSSEFPVTLESSVIPTLNNEVKDKILTFEDWKQEKNEFTLCTQSPENCINEKTNALNIKQ, from the exons ATGGAACAAATAGTCAAGATTTTTGTACATCAAAGTTATTTCATAGAAAATGATTTGATCGTTGACTATAATGTGGAACAAgaa gCTCTTGTTAATGTATCCCCTAAAGATTGGATAGCATTAATACCTAAAGGGTGGTCTGGAGTAGATGAACAAGTTGCTTATAAAACTATTGATAGTGATTGTGATGTAGCAAATTTAGCAATTAAATCAGTTATTATGGAGAAAAAATGTTTCCAAGATGTTGTTGAGTGTGAGAAACATTATCAACTTATGTATATTAGCCAATATTTAGAG aTATTAGGTAGAAGTGAATACTTTACTTTTCTTCATCAATCTGGACCTTGCAACTGTATTTCTTCCTCtgtacaaaatgaaaataaggATAATTTTAAGCAAAGTCGATTATCT tcGACCTCTAGCCGCAACAAACCATTACGTAGACAATCGCCAACACCACGTGCATTTTACAAACATCGACCTCAATCGCAAAATAGTGTtgtaaaaagtgaaaaattaaaatcaaaacaatggtcaacaaataaatgtattaattgtaatgCACCAAACAACTTTTCAGCACTTGAAAGTGCATACCTTGCAAaa aTTCAAGATTTAACAACAAATAATGAAGCAATGGAGCAACGTTTATTGACATTTGAAAAAGATTTGGTTCATACATTGGAAGTAGttaataaacagtttaaattaaGCACAACCATTTCACAACAAAAACGTGATATTCAAAAATTCATTGATGATTTAGTTGATGGATTAGTTAATGACGGCAAGATAACATTTTGGGCTCATGATCAagag TTTTCAGTTGTTAGAGAATTTccagaa aaaaaccaaatctcTCCACTGCCAGATGACTGCACATTGTCCATTAATAAATCACTAAATTCATCCAAAGAGGTTTATATGAAAGCTATCATTGGCCAACAAGAGGAAACTATTCAACATcttgttgataaaataaaggATTTGTTTGATCTTTTccttaaa gtaaactCGCAGacaaatgaacaaaataattcaGATTCAACTTCATctgaaagtaaaataaataatattggttataTGGATAGTTCAGGAACTACATATTTTTCTCCTCCATCATATATTACTGATACTTTGAacgatataaatttgtatttggcCAATACTGTTAATTATGATCATAGAATTGAAAAAATTGGgataaatgaaaatgtttgtaACTGGACAAAAAACACTTTTTCTAGTAGTGAATTTCCTGTTACACTG gaaTCAAGTgtaatacctacattaaataaTGAAGTCAAAGACAAAATATTGACCTTTGAAGATTGGAAACAAGAAAAAAACGAATTTACATTGTGTACTCAATCACCTGAGAACTGTATCAATGAAAAAACAAATGCATtgaacattaaacaataa
- the LOC132928656 gene encoding BLOC-1-related complex subunit 6, giving the protein MDFLNNLEGIITKNGDMVTFIAEDLESKLKQTSPTIPNRPLGRFVLDANLLNDLEFEARNIAASVDTLSESLSGVLHSMSALTVDCLEIYRDVVCKTCDSIDANIKSMYQLMAKCEEVSREMEPIYKLAQQVKDIKHILDLFENAVN; this is encoded by the coding sequence atggaCTTTTTAAACAATCTTGAAGGAATAATAACTAAGAATGGAGACATGGTAACATTTATAGCTGAAGATTTGGAAAGCAAACTTAAACAGACAAGCCCAACAATACCTAATAGACCTTTAGGAAGATTTGTTTTAGATGCCAATTTACTAAACGACCTAGAATTTGAAGCTAGAAATATTGCTGCATCTGTAGATACATTATCTGAATCTCTCTCAGGAGTTCTACACAGCATGTCTGCACTAACTGTTGACTGTTTGGAAATATACAGGGATGTGGTTTGTAAGACATGTGATTCAATTGATGCCAATATTAAATCTATGTATCAATTAATGGCTAAATGCGAAGAAGTCTCAAGAGAAATGGAACCTATCTATAAATTGGCTCAACAAGTCAaagatataaaacatattttagacTTATTTGAAAATGCAGTAAAttga